The DNA region GAAACAATACCTGCTCTCGGAGATATATTACTTAGCTCTTTTGATAGATCTATATAGGCAACAAATTCATTCAGGATTAACTTCTTACCAAGAAGAGATCCAACAATTTGGCAATCTTCCCAAGGAACTCCCATCAAAAAAGCAATAGGAGAAAAGAGGTAACCCGTTATGAGTTCTAGCGTTAAATTTTCACTTCCAAACAAAGTCCCGACCCAACCAAGTAATCCATTGACCATGGCAATGAGAGCGATGAATGAAAGAAGCATGGCCGCAACATTGAGGGCCAGCTTTAAACCTTCACTGGCACCACTAGCTGCAGCATCAACAAGGTTTGCCGTATTCTTTTCAACTTGAATTGAAACCGTTCCCTGAGTCACAGACTCTTCGGTCTCCGGAACGAGTAATTTTGCACAAACAAGGGCAGCTGGTGCAGACATAACTGAGGCAGCTAATAAGTGAGCGGCATCTATTCCAAAACTAACATAGGCCGCAAGAACACCACCAGCAACAGTGGACATTCCCCCTGTCATTAGGGCCATAAGTTCTGATTTCGTCATTTTTCCAATGAAAGGTTTGATAACAAGTGGTGCTTCCGTTTGTCCTGCAAAGATATTAGCAGCGGCTGCCAGAGACTCTGCTCCAGAAGTCCCCATGATCTTCACCATAACTTTTGCCGTTAGCTTGATCACCCATTGCATAACACCAATATGATAGAGAATGCTCATTAATGAACTCATAAAAAGAATTGTTGGAAGGACCATCGTAAAGAAAACAAAACCAAAACGCTTTTGTTCTGTAAGAGAACCAAAGATGAAAGAAGCACCTTCATTTGTATAAGCTAGAAGTCCAGTAAAGAGCGTTCTTGCCCCTTCAAACAAACTCTGACCTGTTTCAGTCTTGAGTATGAGTAGACCAAGAGTCATCTGTAAAAGAAGGCCACTTAGAACAGTTTTCCAATTAATTTTCTTTCTATCTGAACTCAATAGAAAGGCAATACCTACCATGGACAAAAGTCCAACAAATGAAATGACTCTCATCATTATTGTTTCTCCCCGGTCAAAGCTCGGCCTACCTTAACTTTAGGAGAATGATTAGGCAAGCTGGCCTTTTAATTTAGCCAGCTTATTAAAATGTGAATGAGTAATTTAAAGCGTTTAGATTTTTAGACTGAGGAACATTCTTAGCGAAGCTTTGTTTATGCCAATCGTCTCTACTTGCTGTGTCAAATCCATTATTTTTTCCAGCGTATTCCTCGTACATACCTTTAGATTTCGTCGCCTGACTCCATGCAACAATACCTACTCCGAGAATAATACCAATGGAACCACCCACGAGAATATTATCCAAGTGCTCTTTTGGCTCTTCGACAAATGAAAGTGTAGAAAGACCTAAAATAGCTCCTCCAAGCCCAGTTCCAACAACAACAGAAATATCTTTAATTGATCCCTGAACGAGATCATCGCTATTGTCCTGTGCCATTGCAGTGGTTTGGGCCACCAATAAAGAAAAAGTTAGTGTGATTTTTATCAGGATAGATTTCAATTGCACCAAACACTCCTTAAGTCGGTCAATCATTGCCACAACGTGGCCTAAAACGTATGATGTTCCCTCTCCAATTGAGCTAACATCATAAAAATAGGATGAAGCTTAAATTGCGAGGAGTCAAGGATTCATATGAAACCAAAAAGGAACAATACGATGACAAAGAAGAAAGTTGCTGTGAAAAAGACGCAAGCGGACCAAAACCCAATGCGCTTTACTGCCAGTGGAATCATTTCCAAAAAAAGAGATGGAAAAAAACTGACTAACGATGAAATCAGATGGTTCATCGACGGGCTAACAAGTGGACAAATTGCAGACTATCAAATGACTGCTCTTCTCATGGCCATTTTCATTAACGGACTTGATAAAAAAGAAACGGCTTACCTAACAGATGCCATGCTCTACTCTGGTGATGTAGTGGAATTTGAAGGTCGCGATGTCATCGATAAGCA from Halobacteriovorax sp. GB3 includes:
- a CDS encoding NupC/NupG family nucleoside CNT transporter; translated protein: MMRVISFVGLLSMVGIAFLLSSDRKKINWKTVLSGLLLQMTLGLLILKTETGQSLFEGARTLFTGLLAYTNEGASFIFGSLTEQKRFGFVFFTMVLPTILFMSSLMSILYHIGVMQWVIKLTAKVMVKIMGTSGAESLAAAANIFAGQTEAPLVIKPFIGKMTKSELMALMTGGMSTVAGGVLAAYVSFGIDAAHLLAASVMSAPAALVCAKLLVPETEESVTQGTVSIQVEKNTANLVDAAASGASEGLKLALNVAAMLLSFIALIAMVNGLLGWVGTLFGSENLTLELITGYLFSPIAFLMGVPWEDCQIVGSLLGKKLILNEFVAYIDLSKELSNISPRAGIVSTYALCGFANFSSIAIQVGGIGSLAPDRRKDLALLGVKSLIGGTLACLMTACIAGILL